A window of the Egibacter rhizosphaerae genome harbors these coding sequences:
- a CDS encoding SDR family NAD(P)-dependent oxidoreductase, with translation MRIDLRERSALVTGSTAGIGYATTLGLAESGARVIVNGREPDRVHEAAKTLREATGNDEVTGITADLGTAEGCARAIEEAPDVDVLVNNAGVFGPQPFAQIPDEEWQRFFDVNVMSGVRLARHHVPRMVARGWGRVVFVSSESAQQIPAEMVHYGATKTAQVGIAESYPASGVTVNSVLPGPTRSEGIQAFMGSLAEQQGVSLEQFEADFIANERPASVIRRLSTPEEVAAMIMFVCSEQASSVTGSALRVDGGVDRSVF, from the coding sequence ATGCGGATCGATCTCCGCGAACGAAGCGCGCTGGTCACGGGCTCGACGGCCGGCATCGGGTACGCGACCACGCTCGGCCTCGCCGAGTCGGGTGCGCGGGTGATCGTGAACGGCCGCGAGCCCGACCGCGTCCATGAGGCCGCCAAGACCCTCCGGGAGGCGACGGGCAACGACGAGGTCACGGGGATCACTGCCGATCTCGGCACGGCCGAGGGCTGCGCACGAGCCATCGAGGAGGCCCCGGACGTCGACGTGCTCGTGAACAACGCGGGCGTGTTCGGGCCGCAGCCGTTCGCGCAGATCCCCGACGAGGAGTGGCAGCGCTTCTTCGACGTCAACGTGATGAGCGGGGTGCGGCTCGCGCGCCACCACGTGCCGCGCATGGTCGCGCGGGGATGGGGGCGGGTCGTCTTCGTGAGCAGTGAGTCCGCGCAGCAGATCCCGGCGGAGATGGTGCACTACGGAGCGACGAAGACCGCTCAGGTCGGGATCGCCGAGTCCTACCCGGCGAGCGGGGTGACCGTGAACTCTGTACTGCCCGGACCCACTCGTTCGGAGGGCATCCAGGCGTTCATGGGCAGCCTCGCCGAGCAGCAGGGCGTCTCCCTCGAGCAGTTCGAGGCCGACTTCATCGCGAACGAGCGGCCGGCCTCGGTGATCCGCCGGCTCTCGACCCCGGAGGAGGTGGCCGCCATGATCATGTTCGTCTGCTCCGAGCAGGCCTCCTCGGTGACCGGGTCGGCCCTCCGCGTGGACGGGGGCGTGGACCGGTCGGTGTTCTGA